Proteins from a genomic interval of Youhaiella tibetensis:
- a CDS encoding PadR family transcriptional regulator — MRFDKHHHHGDERFNWRRFEAMGRRGFGGRGGPGGPGGAGGFGGDWGRFGDNLRIGRMLASGDLRLVALYLIEEQPRHGYDLIKAIEEKSHGLYSPSPGVIYPALTYLEEAGYATASQEGNKKAYTITEEGRTYLNDNREAVASTLDFLGKAGERAKEMREHMEARGGRDRDIPGVLPEVNEARRALKSAIASAVRGSEDQQRRLAEVLRRAAEEIGKDDVDL, encoded by the coding sequence ATGCGATTTGACAAACACCATCATCATGGCGACGAGCGCTTCAACTGGCGTCGTTTCGAGGCCATGGGGCGGCGCGGCTTCGGCGGTCGTGGTGGCCCGGGAGGTCCCGGTGGGGCCGGTGGCTTCGGCGGCGACTGGGGCCGGTTCGGGGATAATCTGCGCATCGGCCGCATGCTCGCCTCGGGCGACCTGCGCCTGGTAGCGCTCTATCTCATCGAGGAGCAGCCGCGCCACGGCTATGACCTGATCAAGGCCATCGAGGAAAAGTCTCACGGGCTCTATTCCCCCAGCCCGGGCGTCATCTATCCGGCCCTCACCTATCTCGAGGAAGCCGGCTACGCGACCGCCAGCCAGGAAGGCAACAAGAAGGCCTATACCATTACCGAGGAAGGCCGGACCTATCTCAACGACAACCGCGAGGCCGTGGCCTCGACCCTCGATTTCCTGGGCAAGGCCGGCGAGCGCGCCAAGGAGATGCGCGAGCACATGGAAGCCCGCGGCGGCCGTGACCGCGACATCCCGGGCGTGCTGCCCGAAGTGAATGAGGCCCGCCGGGCACTTAAATCCGCCATTGCGAGCGCGGTGCGCGGCAGCGAGGACCAGCAGCGGCGCCTGGCGGAGGTCCTGCGCCGCGCCGCCGAGGAAATCGGCAAGGACGACGTCGACCTGTAA
- the rplS gene encoding 50S ribosomal protein L19, translated as MTNIIEQLEKEQADALAAKRAIPEFTHGDTVKVWVKVREGEKERLQAYEGVVIARNGAGLNESFTVRKISYGEGVERVFPVLSPNVDRIEVLKRGKVRRAKLYYLRDRRGKSARIFESTNARTKKIQDDERSAAQAAKEAREAEKVAAAQALAAEVAAKEAAEAAAAAEAAAAENKSE; from the coding sequence ATGACCAATATCATCGAACAGCTCGAAAAAGAGCAGGCCGACGCTCTTGCGGCCAAGCGTGCCATTCCCGAATTCACCCACGGCGACACCGTCAAGGTGTGGGTGAAGGTTCGCGAAGGCGAAAAGGAACGTCTCCAGGCCTATGAAGGCGTGGTGATTGCTCGCAACGGCGCAGGCCTCAACGAGAGCTTCACCGTTCGCAAGATTTCCTATGGCGAAGGCGTGGAACGCGTGTTCCCGGTGCTCTCGCCCAATGTCGACCGCATCGAAGTCCTCAAGCGCGGTAAGGTCCGTCGCGCCAAGCTCTATTACCTGCGCGATCGTCGCGGCAAGTCGGCTCGTATCTTCGAATCGACCAACGCGCGTACCAAGAAGATCCAGGACGACGAGCGCAGCGCCGCTCAGGCCGCCAAGGAAGCCCGCGAGGCCGAAAAGGTCGCCGCCGCCCAGGCCCTGGCAGCTGAAGTCGCAGCTAAGGAAGCTGCCGAAGCCGCTGCTGCCGCCGAAGCCGCTGCTGCCGAGAACAAGAGCGAATAA
- a CDS encoding HupE/UreJ family protein, whose product MRALLVFLVTVLVPTAAFAHTGHGDTSGFIHGFMHPVGGLDHILAMVAVGVFAYVLGGKALWLVPLSFVGMMIVGFGLGIAGVDVPFVELGIALSSVVIGGAAALGRPMPVAAAMSLVGVFAIFHGHAHGAEMPETSAGLEYAAGFVLATALLHAAGIGASFAVAGLLGRYGKAAARIAGVAFAAGGLGVLAGWL is encoded by the coding sequence ATGCGCGCGCTTTTGGTATTCCTCGTTACGGTTCTCGTTCCGACAGCCGCGTTCGCCCATACGGGGCACGGGGACACGTCCGGCTTCATCCACGGTTTCATGCACCCGGTGGGCGGCCTCGATCACATTCTGGCGATGGTGGCGGTGGGCGTCTTCGCCTATGTGCTGGGCGGCAAGGCCCTTTGGCTCGTGCCGCTGAGCTTTGTGGGCATGATGATCGTCGGTTTCGGGCTCGGCATTGCCGGGGTCGACGTGCCATTCGTCGAACTGGGCATTGCGCTTTCGAGTGTGGTGATCGGCGGCGCTGCGGCGCTGGGTCGTCCGATGCCCGTTGCCGCGGCCATGTCGCTTGTGGGCGTCTTCGCTATCTTCCATGGCCATGCGCATGGTGCCGAAATGCCCGAGACCAGCGCCGGGCTCGAGTATGCGGCTGGCTTCGTCCTCGCTACCGCCCTGCTGCACGCAGCCGGCATTGGCGCGTCCTTTGCGGTTGCCGGGCTCCTGGGCCGGTACGGCAAGGCCGCGGCGCGGATAGCCGGCGTCGCCTTCGCTGCGGGCGGCCTGGGTGTGCTGGCGGGCTGGCTCTGA